Proteins co-encoded in one Prunus persica cultivar Lovell chromosome G6, Prunus_persica_NCBIv2, whole genome shotgun sequence genomic window:
- the LOC109949708 gene encoding uncharacterized protein LOC109949708: MGNARRREPRPRSLAQSNSQVTALTAQVAELQGQIDVDDSRVPKCTYGAGTLMLILSSTTTFDWVSNELCSRFKLKLGHFELKYSFTDCSNCLLESDDDLKIMFVAVPRNDNFAQDEDTCKNSSVAGIVDSSAAFSSCLSMDFDGISSEFGNDYFGIYGSYRGRKYLSTDWECYITHEGQKFEGGVCEFRDKLAKYLIENDFKTKYLKNELRCVTVVCAKKESNGCKWHVHVVKSNVNGFLYIKNLNNVHSCSGLIREKRNKAMGCRLVSSIVKDKVRSNPLVRPIELITNLKDNYGLDIPYDVEWPSMSDLIVCLTVAKMVLVSSRSLYVLRPPLMVFDGVGLYCSLMVFPIAFAIVSSETVDNWRWFMQRISEVLVVLLSMLLRLFFLLLPVVFVYIM; this comes from the exons atggggaatgcccgGCGGAGGGAACCTAGACCTCGTTCATTGgcgcagtcaaacagtcaagtgactgctttgacagcacaggtggccGAGCTTCAGGGTCAGAT agatgtgGATGATTCAAGAGTGCCGAAGTGCACCTATGGTGCTGGAACTTTAATGCTTATTTTGTCTTCAACTACTACTTTTGATTGGGTGTCCAACGAGTTGTGTAGTAGGTTTAAGCTTAAGTTAGGTCATTTTGAGTTGAAGTACTCTTTTACGGATTGCTCCAATTGTTTATTGGAATCGGATGATGATTTGAAAATCATGTTTGTG GCTGTTCCTAGGAATGACAATTTTGCACAAGATGAGGATACATGTAAAAATTCAAGTGTGGCTGGTATTGTTGATTCAAGTGcagctttttcttcttgtttaagTATGGATTTTGATGGTATTAGCAGTGAGTTTGGAAATGATTATTTTGGCATATATGGTAGTTATAGAGGTCGTAAGTATTTGTCTACTGATTGGGAGTGTTATATTACTCATGAGGGTCAGAAGTTTGAGGGTGGAGTTTGTGAATTCCGTGATAAGTTGGCTAAGTACTTGATTGAGAATGATTTTAAGACAAAGTATTTGAAAAATGAGCTTCGTTGTGTTACTGTCGTGTGTGCTAAGAAGGAATCAAATGGCTGTAAGTGGCATGTGCATGTTGTTAAGTCCAATGTAAAtggatttttatatattaagaatttaaataaCGTACACAGTTGCAGTGGTTTGATCCGTGAGAAGAGAAATAAGGCAATGGGGTGTCGTTTGGTATCTTCAATTGTTAAAGATAAAGTTCGTAGCAATCCTTTGGTAAGGCCTATTGAGCTCATTACTAATTTGAAGGATAATTATGGATTAGATATCCCTTATGATGTTGAGTG GCCATCAATGTCGGATCTCATTGTGTGCTTGACTGTGGCGAAGATGGTTCTCGTTTCCAGTAGATCCTTGTATGTTTTAAGGCCTCCATTGATGGTTTTCGATGGTGTAGGCCTATACTGTTCATTGATG GTATTCCCtattgcctttgcaattgTATCCAGTGAAACTGTGGACAATTGGAGGTGGTTTATGCAAAGGATATCTGAAGTCTTGGTGGTGCTATTATCGATGTTGTTAAGACTGTTTTTCCTGCTTCTGCCCGTGGTTTTTGTCTATATCATGTGA